A single genomic interval of Brevibacillus brevis harbors:
- the queE gene encoding 7-carboxy-7-deazaguanine synthase QueE: MIPVLEIFGPTIQGEGMVIGQKTMFVRTAGCDYRCSWCDSAFTWDGSARDEIRQMSPEAIWEELTRLGGDRFSHVTISGGNPALLAGIGDLIALLKEHGIRTAVETQGSKWQAWLPLIDDITISPKPPSSGMETDFLALDRIVHELLEQKHPGLSLKVVVFDEADFAYAQTIHQRYPDIPFYLQPGNSDLTDADTSRLREKLLESFEWLIDQAMATPDMNDAKVLPQLHALVWGNKRGV; encoded by the coding sequence GCGAAGGAATGGTTATCGGACAAAAAACGATGTTTGTTCGAACTGCTGGCTGTGACTATCGTTGCAGTTGGTGTGACTCCGCTTTTACATGGGATGGATCTGCCCGTGATGAAATCCGGCAAATGTCGCCCGAGGCGATCTGGGAGGAGCTCACTCGCTTAGGCGGGGACCGTTTTTCCCATGTCACAATCTCCGGGGGAAATCCTGCGCTTTTGGCTGGCATCGGTGACTTAATCGCCCTTTTAAAGGAACATGGCATTCGCACAGCAGTCGAAACACAAGGCAGCAAGTGGCAAGCGTGGCTTCCACTCATTGACGACATTACAATTTCACCAAAGCCACCTAGTTCCGGGATGGAAACAGATTTTCTAGCGCTTGATCGAATTGTGCACGAGCTGTTGGAACAAAAACATCCAGGACTTAGCCTGAAAGTGGTTGTTTTCGACGAAGCCGACTTTGCCTATGCACAGACGATTCATCAGCGCTATCCAGATATTCCTTTCTACTTGCAGCCAGGAAACAGTGATCTGACGGACGCTGATACGTCTCGGCTTCGGGAAAAGCTTTTGGAGAGCTTTGAATGGCTGATCGATCAGGCGATGGCGACACCTGACATGAATGACGCGAAGGTTCTTCCCCAACTACATGCGCTTGTTTGGGGCAATAAACGAGGCGTTTAA